In Salvelinus alpinus chromosome 32, SLU_Salpinus.1, whole genome shotgun sequence, the sequence ggtaacaatgaagtaccttattgtgattgttttcaattaaaatggtcaaaaataaacaaaaatagcttcatagcaaagagcaaagagcaaagagcaatttctcaagcaagaattgttCTGTGACTGTCTGGGCGTGGTCTGACtgaggaggggaaaactgaaaactagctgttattggcagagaggtttggaactctttcttcttcgtctattaactaatttaccacctggtgatgtcaccagacagGCCAAAACTTTATCCCACAAAAACAGGCAgacatttcaggtggtcttttcaaacagctcttacagtgTAAGGGcaatatcataattttcacagtattattccaacctaatagtgtggaaatatatataaaacatagaaaattcacgtttttgactgcactgggcctttaacactAAGCATTGTATTTATGCTGATTTAGTGTTTTGGTCTGTGCGTGGCATTAAAATATACTGTATCAATAGTGAGGAGGCCACTACTGATATGTTGCTTTTGCAGCTGAACGGTGAATAATGTGTTTATTCAGAGTTTGTGTTTTGTATGTAGAGTTGTAAACTTTGTGTATGTTGAGTTTAAGCTCTGTCTGCCGGTGTCCCTGTCCAGGATGTCCCCACCAAGCTAGTGGCGAAGGCAGTGCCTCTGCCCATGACGGTGAGGGGTCACTGGTTCCTCAGCCCGCGTACGGAGTACACCGTGGCCGTGCAGACTGCCTCCAAACAGAGTGACGGAGACTACGCCGTGTCAGAGTGGAGCGAGATCATCGACTTCACCACCGCCGGTAAGGCAGGGGGCAGAAGAGGGACAGGGAAACAAAGCATTTATTTTTTGGCCTATCCCTAAAACCTTCTATCTTTATTTGATATAGGCCTACATGCTGTATCTCTCATTAATGGCTAATCCTAACCCCTGTTTCCAGATTATTCCACGGTACATCTAACCCAGCTGCTGGAGAAGGCTAAGGTCATCGCAGGCAGGATGCTGCGCTTCTCTGTGTTCTACAGGAATCAAAACAAAGAGTACTTTGACCAGGCCAGGTACGTACGAACGTCGGCACAACTGCCCTAACAGCCAGCACAGTTTTATTCTGATGTTATGATACAGTATGTAAAAACGGTATAATACGGGGAAATCACGTAATATAGAGATACATGACCCTTTGCTGTACCTCCTTCCCTTGTAACTGAAATTGTCATAGGTTTTTCTCAAAGCTCAAAGGCAGTGGTCCAGATGGTATGGCTTAAtgcttttttaaatatatacTCAGATAGTATAGGCTGTGCATGTGTAGGTCTagttctgtatttggggagttagtCTAAGCTCAACAGAAAGGTATTATTGCAAAAAACTGCCTCCAAATCCATAAAAAAAACTCTGCTTACATTGCATCATACAACAAGTAAAGTATCTGGGTTAGCAGATTATATTTGGGTAAAACAGCCGTTCCGGATATTTGTTTACTTATAGGATTTTCTGCATTCAGAACTAGAAGTGTACCATGGTCAGGAAACCTCTGAATTACTATTTTATATAACAGCAGCTTGCACAAGTTAGGTAGAATTTTTTTGGTTCGCATTTCCGCATGTGTTTGCTGGAACAAATGACCTCCCCAATGACTGCATGCGTTGGACCAGTCTTAAAACGTAGCAGCTTTAATTGCTGGATACAAAGCCTTTTAAAGTATATTCTGATGAAAGAGGAAGCTGAGTGTGTAGCAAGCACCTGACTGGAAAGCAAGATggaaaagggggaaagagagaggaacagagtgagagagagagagagagagagaggagagagacagagaggagagaagtctGGTGTATTTTTAGTTGTTTGCTGATGTGTTAACCGATTATGTATTTTTTCTTCTTGGGGGATAAGAGCACTTTCTGTTCTTTAGTTTTATCTTCTCGTATTTGAATTTCTCTGTGGTGTAGCATGGTGAAAAACTATACAGAAACGGCTTCATCTCGTGGAGAATACACCCAAGGACAGTAAAATGAGGCCTTTCCTATGATGACCCGGATGGGACCTTAATAATTAGATAGTTACCATGACAAAGAGACAATTATGGTTATAATGGCAACCTTTAAAgtgttaccaatgtaattacgCCAATAATTGAAGCCTTTGGAGCTCAGATTTGCATCATAGGATATGACTGCCAATTTAAACCTCACAAGGTGCTTTCAAGTTTCTGCTATTCATTTGTTGGCATCCAGAGATCTTGCCGAATACAATCTATCTGTCAGTTTTTTTTTGTCTGAGTTCTGTCTAGGGGCAAAGAAAGGTCTGTTTGCCAGTGAGAAAACTGAGGAGCAATTCATTTTTATAGTAGATTAACTAGATGACATTGATTAGATCAGTCTTTTTACTCATTGTTTCCGAAATGCATCCTTTCTGAATAGGTTGTTTGCGTAGTCAAGAGACACATTGACAAGCTTTCAGTAGGATTCAGCTGCTACCCAAATCCCTGGTTTTATCGATGATACATTTATTGTAATAACTTATAGTATAGTGATTACTCAGACAGTTGTCCATGTCTCCTCTCCAGGGAGGTGCATGGGAACCACATGCTGCCAGCTGTGAAGGACAACAGTGGAAGTCATGGCTCACCTATCAGCGGGAAGCTGAAGGGCCTCTACTTCAGCTGCAACACAGAGTTCAACACAGGCAAGCCCCCCCAGGACTCCCCCTACGGCCGCACACGCTTTGAGATCCAGGCTGAGACCCTGTTCAACCCCAAAACTAACCTCTACTTCGGGGACTTCTACTGCATGTACACGGCCTACCACTACGTCATCCTAGTGCTGGCCCCACAGGGCTCGCCCGGCGATGACTTCTGTAAGGCAAGGCTGCAAGCGCTCGACGTCACCAACAACCACTTCCTGACTTGCACGGTGGACGAGAAGGCGGGCGACGGGGCGCTGGTTTTCCGGCACGCCCAGGATGTGATCCTGGAGGTGATCTACACAGAGCCCGTGGACCTGGCGCTGGGCACGGTGGCAGAGATCAGCGGGCACCAGCTCATGAGCCTGTCTACCGTCAACGCCAAGAAGGACCCCAGCTGCAAGACCTGCAACATCAGCGTGGGACGCTAGTGGGAGACTGGACTGCACCTGTGctacacagatatacacacacgcaACCCCAACCTTTACCCACCTCTATATCCACAAAGGACCACCCTCCCAAAAGAAGAACATTGCAGGAGAGGGACCCAGACTGTGAAAGAAATTTAACAACAGGGTAGGGTGCTAGAATTCCCAgtccacacgcacacgcacacacacacacacacacacacacatcatccatTTTCCTTTTCAACCTCATAGGAACCACCCTCCCAAAAGTGTGGCATTCTATTCATCCCTCCCGCCTTCCCCATCAGAAGAGAAACCATGTAAAAGAGGGAGGAGCCCCAACTGAAAGATCTACAGCTGAAGTGTGGGATCCTAACAAGCCTTGGTCAGCATCATCCAAACCGCTAGCCAACACTGACTGATCCATTTAAATGTTCTAACCAAACATTGTTCCGTGCATGTATTCACACAGCTTTTCTCATTGATTTTCTCTCCTGTTGTTTTTCAAACGTCTCCTTCTCCCGTTGACCTCTTCAAATGTTCTGTTGTTCACTTCAGTCCAGGTAGACAGATGGTTGTGTTCCTGTTTTCCCATCTCTCCTGGAAGGCGTTAGAATGGTTCAGATCCGACAGATCTAAGTTACTCCCTCCCTCTATCGGCAGAGACTGGTACTAATTTAGGGCTGCAGTGTCATCATCTTTAAGCCAAAGGTAACACAAAAGGACATAACTTGCTGTAGAATAACAATACTAATGCAACAGCCAGTAAAAGCATATTAACTCGAAGATCAAGTTGAACTACTTGGTAACCATTAAGAGCATGATGCAGTATGTACAGCATGACTTTGAAAACTGAGTCTGTCAGTTCCTCTACCACAGCTACCCTTCTGCAATGTTATGTGGCGGTGACGTCTCACTCTACCATAGCTACCCTTCTGCAATGTTACGTTTGATTTATTCTAGTTATAAGGAAACCATAAACTGTGTTTAGTAAAGTAATGTGAAAAAATATTAATTTTTTACTGATATATACACATATAAACCAGAAGTGCACAATGTCAAGAGCTCTGATCCTAGTAAAGAATTACATTTTTGGATGATAAACACAACCAGGAGAAAACAACACAGATTTGATTAACTTGCACTATGCCAACATTCACAAGTTAGTTTTTTTCCAAGGTAATGTATAACTTGAATTTCCACAATTCATCATATCAACTATGAACTATTACATATCATAGTACAATGTGGGACTAAAAACTGATTGACATGCACAAACATTCTACAGGATCGTCGGATTGTGTATTCGGATGACATATCCCCCGTGCCAAGATTGCACTTTTCAAAGAGCAGCATTTTAACGTAGTAGACCACGTTACGTACCTGTTATATCGACATTAGTTTGGCAAGAACAAAATGCAAGTAACAATAAAGTGCCATAAAATAGCTTAGAATAACATAAAATAACATTTATCTAACATCAACTGTGATATATATTTGTTCTCTTTTTTTCCTTAAAATGAAAGTGTTACACTCGCTACATCAGTTTCATAAAATATTATAATTACATTAGTAGCATACAAAAAGTATAATTTGTCATGAATAACAAAGGACTTGTTAAGGGACTAAAAATAGCTGGATGTGGCCCAGCAATTCTTGTGGCACTCTTGCCATCACTCTTAACCAAAGTGAGAGTCAGTCAACATCAAAGTCATTTAAAGTGCATCACCATGTAAGCATCGCATGAAACATTACCAGAAGTACCGGTATCTCACTTTGAAATTTgttctgaaaaaaaaaaaatccaataaAGTGAGCAAAAAAAAActgtttcaaaataaaagtcccactGTGAAGGAGGCTCAAACAGTCTTCGGAGTATCCCGTTTACTGAGCAGGACTTCCAGCAAACGGAGTTTAGCTTTTAAGTTCTTGTACTCGCAGTACTCCTCTGCCATGGGCCCACGGTCCTCTTTCTGGGCAGCCCTTTAAAGACGAGGAAGAGAAAAATACTAACTTAACATTTCAGATAAGCTGCAGCTTTCATTACTGGTATAGTCCCTGTGTTGCCTTATTCAGATAACTTTGTACAGTAAGTATTGTAATCGGAACATTTTATTTTACTTTCAAAAACCGCTACATGTACAAAATATGTGTATAGTTCAGAGCagttgtctctatctctgtctctctcccaagtACTTCTTTGTGTCGTATTAACGTCAGTAAATGTGTATCATGCTGTTGTGATTCTGATGAATTCTTCTGGTGGATGTTTTGTTTTTCACAAGGCATTGTTGAACTATGAAAACCAAATGTTCCAGTTTATTAAAAGAAAATTAAAGGAAAAGCAAAAAGTGAAGTGTAACGAGTCTTACCGGCCGGTCTGTGTGTAGAAGTGGTCCTCAAAGACTCGGAGAGCTGAACGGAGTCTCTTCTTCTCAGCTCGCGTCACCCTCAGCTGCTCCAGTAACTctgacctacagtacagtagaagtGGTCAGGGAGAGGACTGAATACATACAGCAAGGCCTCAACACTTCACTTGCccaatcccaaatcaaccccttTGCACTGGCGAGAGAAGTTACACCTGGGAGAGCATACCTTGATGCCTCGTGCAGTGTTGCCGTGGTGACACTGGGCGGCTGTAGACCTTTGATCTCCTCCAGAGGTGACACCAGGGGCATATTGGCCACTTCACTATGCGGCAGACGCAGTGACTCATCTGAAGACACACAACGCAGTGCTGTATGAGGTAGCCAGGTGCTGTCCTTCACACACTCTTCATCAgaaccctcctcttcctcctgtaggGAAACAGCACAGAGGCTGagagacttgtgtgtgtgtgtgtgtgtgtgtgtgtgtgtgtgtgtgtgtgtgtgtgtgtgtgtgtgtgtgtgtgtgtgtgtgtgtgacagagagagactcacTATGGTGGTGATGACGGGGATGGTGGTGGGTGAACACAGGAGCTGCTGTTTGACCTGGCGGTAGCGATCATAGAAGGGCTTCATCAGAGTCTTCTCCTGTCTGGTGCTCTGAAAAGACACACATacatggttaaaaaaaaaactcGGAACAATATGCAATTGTCATTGAGAAGCTACACAAAATAAAGAAGCTACACAAAATAGGACATTTACAAGGAACACTGGGCAGTCTTACCGGTCGCCCATACAGGCTCTCAAAGTAGAGCAGACACTTCTGCAGGGTGACCTTCTCCACAGCCATCTGAGCTGGAGTCATCTCCTGCAAGAACACACCAGTGGTAATACAGTCAGACACCAGGCCAGAACCAAACTAATACACAACACCACAATTACACTGACAGAATAACACCCACagcttccaagtatattactaGCTCATGTCCAGTATGTTACAATCCAGagataacaaggtagacgaaattaaggcaagggttgctttccagagagacatcagggattgtaacatactctgtttcacggaaacatggctctctcgggatatgctgtcggagtcggtacagccaccgggatTATTTTTGCGTCGCgccgacagaaataaacatccctccgggaagaagaagggcgtgGATGTATGTTTCATGCCTAACAACTcgtggtgtaattgtaacaacatacaggaactcaattccttctgttcacctgacctagaattcctcacaatcaaatgccgaccatattatctcccaaaaTAATTATCgttggttattgtcacagccgtgtatatcctccctcaagccaataccacaacagccctcaaggaacttcactggactttatgcaaactggaaaccatatatcctgaggctgcatttattgtagctggggattttaacaaagcaaatttgagaacgaGGCTACCTACATTtgatcagcatattgattgtactCTATCttctgcgatgcatacaaagccatcCCTCCCTCGCCCTTCcgttcggcaaatctgaccacgactccattttgctcctcccttcctataggcagaaactcaaacaggacgtACCCGTGAtaaggactattcaatgctggtctgaccaatcggaatccacgcttcaagattgttttgattacgcggactgggacatgttccgggtagcctcagagaataatattgatttatatacgctgattcggtgagtgagtttataaggaagtgcataggagatgttgtacccactgtgactattaaaacctaccctaaccagaaaccgtggctaGATGGCgccattcgcgcaaaactgaaagcgcgaaccaccgcatttaaccatggaaagataactgggaatatggccgaatacaaacagtgtagttattccctctgcaaggcaatcaaacaggcaaaatgtcagtatagagacaaagtggagtcgcaacggctcagacacgagatgtatgtggcagggtctacagacaattacGAACTacacgtcttgcttccagacaaactaaacacgcaacagcgcctcttcaacctcagaaggctgaagaaatgtggcttgtcacctaaaaccttcacaaacttttacagatgcacaattgagagcatcctgtcaagctgtatcactgcctggtatggcaaatgcaccgcccacaaccgtagggctctccagaaggtggtgctgtctgcacaacgcatcaccggggggcaaactacctgccctccaggacacctacagcacaggaaggccaaaaagatcatcaaggacaacaaccaaccgagccactgcctgttcacccagctaccatccagaaggcgaggtcagtacaggtgcatcaaagctgggactgagagactgaaaaattgcttctatctcaaggccatcagactgttaaacagccatcactaacacagaaaggctgctgcctacatacagacttgaaatcattggccactttaataaatggatcactagtcactttaataatgccactttaataatgtttacatatcttgcattactcatctcatatgtatatactgtattctataccatctattgcatctagCCTATCCcactcggtcattgctcatccatatttttatattcttattccattcctttacttagatttgtgtgtattaggcagtggttgtggaattgttagattacttgttagatattgctacactgtcggaactagaagcacaagcattttgctacactcacaataacatctgctaaccatgtgtatgtgaccaataacatttgatttgagctaATCAAGAGTAGCCTAATCTTTGTAAGAGAATAGGTCCTTTCACAGCCTATATGTACATTTCCATCGCATTACCACTATGTGGGGTTTTACCTTGATGTTATCAGGCAGTCCCTCCTCCTCTCGTTTCTCCATCAGTCTCTTCATCAGGCTATCAATAGTCTCCTCCAGTGAGggtttgttgttactgttgtggtAGTGTTCCATCGCCCCCTTGGGTTCACTTGTGGACCTGCATGTCCCTGTGTTTCCCCCTTTCTGCTGCTCTCTGAGCCCCTCTGCACACTGTTTCAGCTTCAGCTCTACACAGGTTCCATTTGATAATATACAACATCCATACAAATATCAATATAGATTCAGAATACATGTCCTTCCtccacaaagaaaaaaacataaaaatGGCATAAATAACGAATATAAACAACATTCATTCTACAGCCACCAGGTGGTGTGTCTCGGTGTTACATTCAGCTTCTATTCACACAGGGGTTTCTAAACACATCTGATTGCACCTCGTCAAGGACTCACCTTTGAGCTGCTTTCGAGACTTGGTGAGGTCCCGCATCAGTCTAGACACCTCATGATGGGCAGTCCTATCATTGTGTGCTGGCTGTCACAGAAAAACAACACACA encodes:
- the LOC139562365 gene encoding phytanoyl-CoA hydroxylase-interacting protein-like gives rise to the protein MEVPNLGHNLTSPMSPCEGMIKNLSLDAIQLCEREGNKSQDSGIVEMEELPVPQNIKISNITCDSFKICWDMEPRVKERITHYFIDLNKKENKNSNKFKHKDVPTKLVAKAVPLPMTVRGHWFLSPRTEYTVAVQTASKQSDGDYAVSEWSEIIDFTTADYSTVHLTQLLEKAKVIAGRMLRFSVFYRNQNKEYFDQAREVHGNHMLPAVKDNSGSHGSPISGKLKGLYFSCNTEFNTGKPPQDSPYGRTRFEIQAETLFNPKTNLYFGDFYCMYTAYHYVILVLAPQGSPGDDFCKARLQALDVTNNHFLTCTVDEKAGDGALVFRHAQDVILEVIYTEPVDLALGTVAEISGHQLMSLSTVNAKKDPSCKTCNISVGR